In the Acidovorax sp. A79 genome, one interval contains:
- a CDS encoding 4Fe-4S binding protein → MPLDAKALGAALHDDQGLTLHSTLCRREAGAFQQAIKTGQDVVVACTQEQRLFAELGQQTEGAISPLRFVNIRETGGWSRDASQATPKIAALLAAAQLPEPAPVPTVTFRSAGRLLIIGPLDAAERAAAMVSDVLEVTVFTQGPGAAGGAQARRFPVLGGRITGLTGWLGAFDLQWTADNPIDLDLCTRCNACVAACPENAIGLDYQIDLSACQSHRTCVKVCQVAGAIDFTREAAPHTERFDMVLDLRAATATPTFVQHALPQGYFRWDGRDIATLLRLRELVGEFEKPKFFAYKQKLCAHSRNETVGCNACVDICSAEAIASDKSRQQIKVNPHLCVGCGACTTVCPTGALTYAYPGATDQGLKLKTLLSTYAAAGGKDAVVLLHSQERGQALVEELGRAAQLKVAHGVPARVIPVAVWHTASLGVDLWLSAVAYGASQVAVLVTDEEAPQYLEGLQAQMDVAQAILRGLGYTGSHLQLVKAVHPTALDAALQALGQTRQATPAVAARFAVAQEKRSTLEMALDHLIEHAPAPATVRPDAIALPAAGSPLGSIHVDKDRCTLCLSCVSACPASALQDNPQLPQLRFIEKNCVQCGLCATTCPEDAITLQPRLLLTPERAQLRVLNEAKPWACVRCSKPFGTVKAIEAMLGKLSGHPMFQGEALERLKMCSDCRVIDLYSSQSEAKVTDL, encoded by the coding sequence ATGCCCCTCGACGCGAAGGCGTTGGGCGCGGCACTGCATGACGACCAGGGCCTGACCCTTCACTCCACGCTGTGCCGGCGCGAAGCCGGCGCTTTCCAGCAGGCCATCAAGACCGGCCAGGACGTGGTGGTGGCCTGCACGCAGGAGCAGCGCCTGTTCGCCGAGCTGGGCCAGCAGACCGAGGGCGCCATCTCCCCCCTCCGCTTCGTCAACATCCGCGAGACCGGCGGCTGGAGCCGCGATGCGAGCCAGGCCACCCCCAAGATCGCGGCGCTGCTGGCCGCCGCGCAGTTGCCCGAGCCCGCACCCGTGCCCACGGTCACGTTCAGGAGCGCAGGGCGCCTTCTGATCATCGGGCCGCTGGATGCGGCCGAGCGTGCGGCGGCCATGGTGTCCGACGTGCTGGAGGTGACGGTGTTCACCCAGGGCCCGGGCGCTGCGGGCGGCGCGCAGGCGCGGCGCTTTCCCGTGCTGGGCGGGCGCATCACAGGCCTCACGGGCTGGCTGGGCGCGTTCGATCTGCAATGGACGGCCGACAACCCCATCGACCTGGACCTGTGCACCCGCTGCAATGCCTGCGTGGCCGCGTGCCCCGAAAACGCCATCGGGCTGGACTACCAGATCGACCTGTCGGCCTGCCAGTCGCACCGCACTTGTGTGAAGGTCTGCCAGGTGGCGGGCGCCATCGACTTCACCCGCGAAGCCGCGCCGCACACCGAGCGCTTCGACATGGTGCTCGACCTGCGCGCCGCCACGGCCACGCCCACCTTCGTGCAGCACGCGCTGCCGCAGGGGTACTTCCGCTGGGACGGCCGCGACATCGCCACGCTGCTGCGCCTGCGCGAACTGGTGGGCGAGTTCGAGAAACCCAAGTTCTTTGCCTACAAGCAAAAGCTGTGCGCCCACAGCCGCAATGAAACCGTGGGCTGCAATGCCTGCGTGGACATCTGCTCGGCCGAGGCCATTGCCAGCGACAAGAGCCGCCAACAAATCAAGGTGAACCCGCATTTGTGCGTGGGCTGCGGTGCCTGCACCACGGTGTGCCCCACGGGGGCGCTGACCTATGCCTACCCCGGCGCCACGGACCAGGGTCTGAAGCTCAAGACGCTGCTGTCCACCTATGCCGCAGCCGGCGGCAAGGACGCGGTGGTGCTGCTGCACAGCCAGGAGCGCGGGCAGGCGCTGGTGGAGGAATTGGGCCGCGCGGCGCAACTCAAGGTGGCGCACGGCGTGCCGGCGCGGGTGATTCCGGTGGCGGTGTGGCACACGGCCAGCCTGGGCGTGGACCTGTGGCTGAGCGCCGTGGCTTACGGTGCCTCGCAGGTCGCGGTGCTGGTGACCGATGAAGAAGCCCCGCAGTACCTCGAAGGCCTGCAGGCGCAGATGGATGTGGCGCAGGCCATCCTGCGCGGGCTGGGCTACACGGGCAGCCACCTGCAGTTGGTCAAAGCGGTGCATCCCACGGCGCTCGATGCCGCGCTGCAGGCGCTGGGGCAGACCCGCCAGGCCACGCCCGCCGTGGCCGCGCGCTTCGCCGTGGCGCAGGAAAAGCGCAGCACGCTGGAGATGGCGCTGGACCATCTCATCGAACACGCGCCAGCCCCGGCCACGGTGCGGCCCGATGCCATTGCGCTGCCGGCCGCGGGCTCCCCGCTGGGCAGCATCCACGTGGACAAGGACCGCTGTACGCTGTGCCTGAGCTGCGTGAGCGCGTGCCCCGCCAGCGCCCTGCAGGACAACCCGCAACTACCCCAGTTGCGCTTCATCGAGAAGAACTGCGTGCAGTGCGGCCTGTGCGCCACCACCTGTCCCGAAGACGCGATCACCCTGCAGCCGCGCCTGCTGCTCACGCCCGAGCGCGCGCAGCTGCGCGTGCTCAACGAAGCCAAGCCCTGGGCCTGTGTGCGCTGCAGCAAGCCGTTCGGCACGGTCAAGGCCATCGAGGCCATGCTGGGCAAGCTCTCGGGCCACCCCATGTTCCAGGGCGAGGCGCTGGAGCGCCTGAAGATGTGCAGCGACTGCCGCGTGATCGACCTGTATTCCTCCCAAAGCGAAGCGAAAGTGACGGACCTGTGA
- a CDS encoding DUF3305 domain-containing protein — MTERPHTDVAVIMRCERIDNRWQPWRWSLAEVVINEPTFGTAPRRLLSDEREQRWLFPGFVVELFRDDAEGYHLNLTSPAPCWFVLWRRDEDTGTGEIPLARPVAVSLSYHDAGRWLDAQETVEQVPAPPEVLEVLRAFVVEHYQPEPKRRKRPDSFRPLQDRFGNPAAVSTEKQRGGGGRGGGGDVVEQGRADRG; from the coding sequence ATGACCGAACGCCCCCACACCGACGTTGCCGTGATCATGCGCTGCGAGCGCATCGACAACCGCTGGCAGCCCTGGCGCTGGTCGCTGGCCGAGGTGGTGATCAACGAGCCCACCTTCGGCACCGCGCCGCGCCGCCTGCTCAGCGACGAGCGCGAGCAGCGCTGGCTGTTCCCCGGCTTCGTGGTGGAGCTGTTCCGCGACGATGCCGAGGGCTACCACCTCAACCTCACCTCGCCGGCCCCGTGCTGGTTCGTGCTGTGGCGCCGCGATGAGGACACCGGCACGGGCGAGATCCCGCTGGCGCGCCCCGTGGCCGTGAGCCTGAGCTACCACGACGCCGGCCGCTGGCTGGACGCGCAGGAAACCGTGGAGCAGGTGCCCGCCCCGCCCGAGGTGCTGGAGGTGCTGCGGGCCTTCGTGGTCGAGCACTACCAGCCCGAGCCCAAGCGCAGGAAGCGCCCCGACAGCTTCCGCCCCCTGCAGGACCGTTTTGGAAATCCTGCGGCCGTTTCCACCGAGAAGCAACGCGGCGGCGGCGGGCGTGGTGGTGGTGGTGACGTCGTGGAGCAGGGAAGGGCAGACCGTGGCTGA
- a CDS encoding DUF3306 domain-containing protein has product MADGFLGRWSRRKQEVREGKPVADPPPAAALPPVPAQGLPATAAATGQAAHPPAADNPPPVDPAPPPPTLADAQALTPASDFKPFVQRAVSPEVRNLAMKKLFADPHFNVMDGLDIYIGDYTQPDPLPEGMLRKMASAHAMGFFDHEKPSPDAEGAAAKPPGPAQHRDDAEAQEAAGVAQSGVCTAVPSESSSEPGAPALSPTGTADAPASQPDHDHDAHLRLQPDDAPRREGVGRGTA; this is encoded by the coding sequence GTGGCTGACGGATTCCTCGGGCGCTGGTCGCGCCGCAAGCAGGAGGTGCGCGAGGGCAAGCCGGTGGCAGACCCACCGCCCGCCGCCGCACTGCCCCCCGTGCCGGCGCAGGGCCTGCCCGCCACGGCGGCGGCGACGGGGCAGGCCGCCCATCCCCCAGCGGCGGACAACCCGCCGCCCGTCGACCCGGCGCCACCGCCGCCCACGCTGGCCGATGCCCAAGCGCTCACGCCCGCGTCCGACTTCAAGCCCTTCGTGCAGCGCGCGGTCTCGCCCGAGGTGCGCAACCTGGCGATGAAGAAGCTGTTCGCCGACCCGCACTTCAACGTGATGGACGGCCTGGACATCTACATCGGCGACTACACGCAGCCCGATCCCTTGCCCGAGGGCATGCTGCGCAAAATGGCCAGCGCCCATGCCATGGGCTTCTTCGACCATGAAAAGCCCTCCCCGGACGCGGAGGGTGCTGCGGCAAAGCCCCCGGGTCCCGCTCAGCATCGGGATGATGCGGAGGCGCAAGAGGCTGCGGGCGTGGCACAGTCGGGGGTATGCACCGCTGTTCCTAGCGAGTCCTCCAGCGAGCCCGGCGCGCCCGCGCTGTCCCCCACCGGGACAGCCGACGCGCCAGCCAGCCAACCCGACCATGACCACGACGCTCATCTGCGACTGCAACCAGACGATGCCCCTCGACGCGAAGGCGTTGGGCGCGGCACTGCATGA